From a region of the Mycobacterium sp. SMC-8 genome:
- a CDS encoding TetR/AcrR family transcriptional regulator, whose protein sequence is MAKRRESAGRLTAEDWIHAGYAVLADDGRAALKLDRLCARLGVTKGSFYWHFPDMAAFRAALVQSWAQLHDRDRRDFDQLGHLDPRQRLNQMMTSLLGERQWALERAMREWARTDPVVAESVQHADRLVVAAVRQAFLDAGFDSDEADMRAQATFAAGIGFLHLAVTPPESRTAAQRERFLDLMLSR, encoded by the coding sequence ATGGCGAAGCGCCGCGAAAGTGCAGGCAGGCTGACAGCCGAGGATTGGATACACGCCGGTTACGCGGTCCTCGCCGACGACGGGCGCGCAGCGCTCAAACTCGACCGTCTTTGCGCGCGCCTTGGCGTCACCAAGGGCAGCTTCTACTGGCATTTCCCCGACATGGCCGCATTCCGTGCCGCGCTGGTGCAGTCCTGGGCACAGCTGCACGATCGCGACCGCCGCGATTTCGATCAGCTGGGACACCTCGACCCTCGACAACGCCTCAACCAGATGATGACCTCGCTTTTGGGTGAGCGGCAGTGGGCACTGGAACGCGCGATGCGGGAGTGGGCCCGCACCGACCCCGTCGTCGCCGAGAGCGTGCAGCACGCTGACCGCCTGGTGGTCGCCGCGGTCCGGCAGGCGTTCCTCGACGCCGGGTTCGACAGCGACGAGGCCGACATGCGGGCGCAGGCCACCTTCGCGGCGGGTATCGGGTTTCTTCATCTGGCCGTCACGCCTCCGGAGTCGCGCACCGCGGCTCAGCGGGAGCGCTTCCTGGACCTGATGCTGTCCCGCTGA
- a CDS encoding esterase family protein, with the protein MRLLDRIRGPWARRFGVVAIATAMMPALVGLTGGSATAGAFSRPGLPVEYLMVPSPSMGRDIKIQFQSGGENSPALYLLDGLRAQEDFNGWDINTQAFEWYLDSGISVVMPVGGQSSFYTDWYAPARNKGPTVTYKWETFLTQELPQWLQANRAVKPTGSAAVGLSMAGSAALNLATWHPEQFIYAGSMSGFLNPSEGWWPFLINISMGDAGGFKADDMWGKTQDPNSGWKRNDPMVNIPTLVANNTRIWVYCGNGQPNELGGGDLPATFLEGLTIRTNETFRDNYIAAGGKNGVFNFPPNGTHNWAYWGRELQAMKPDLQAHLL; encoded by the coding sequence ATGAGACTTCTTGACAGGATTCGTGGGCCCTGGGCGCGCCGGTTCGGTGTCGTGGCTATCGCGACAGCGATGATGCCCGCTTTGGTCGGCCTCACCGGAGGGTCGGCGACCGCCGGAGCATTCTCCCGGCCAGGTCTGCCGGTCGAGTATCTGATGGTGCCGTCTCCGTCGATGGGACGCGACATCAAGATCCAGTTCCAGAGCGGCGGCGAGAACTCCCCAGCGCTCTACCTGCTCGACGGCCTGCGCGCTCAGGAGGACTTCAACGGCTGGGACATCAACACCCAGGCCTTCGAGTGGTACCTCGACAGTGGTATCTCGGTGGTCATGCCAGTCGGCGGCCAGTCCAGCTTCTACACCGACTGGTACGCGCCCGCCCGTAACAAGGGCCCGACCGTGACCTACAAGTGGGAGACCTTCCTGACCCAGGAGCTCCCGCAGTGGCTGCAGGCCAATCGCGCGGTCAAGCCCACCGGCAGCGCCGCGGTCGGTCTGTCGATGGCCGGCTCAGCCGCGCTGAACCTGGCGACCTGGCACCCGGAGCAGTTCATCTACGCGGGCTCGATGTCCGGCTTCCTGAACCCCTCCGAGGGCTGGTGGCCCTTCCTGATCAACATCTCGATGGGTGACGCCGGCGGCTTCAAGGCCGACGACATGTGGGGCAAGACCCAGGACCCGAACAGCGGCTGGAAGCGCAACGACCCAATGGTCAACATCCCGACCCTGGTCGCCAACAACACCCGCATCTGGGTCTACTGCGGCAACGGCCAGCCCAACGAGCTCGGCGGCGGCGACCTGCCCGCCACCTTCCTCGAAGGCCTGACCATCCGTACCAACGAGACCTTCCGCGACAACTACATCGCCGCGGGCGGCAAGAACGGTGTGTTCAACTTCCCGCCCAACGGCACGCACAACTGGGCGTACTGGGGCCGCGAGCTGCAGGCCATGAAGCCTGACCTGCAGGCGCACCTCCTCTGA
- a CDS encoding adenylate/guanylate cyclase domain-containing protein, producing the protein MASPVTESTACCGSCGNDLRARSRFCDLCGAPVQNRRINGEHKQVTVLFADVVGSMKLAAALDAERLREIMDDLFNRCAAVVQRYQGTIDKFTGDGLMALFGAPIALEDHALRACIAALEIQSVARQLADDLHRRDGVALQLRVGLNTGDVIVGEIGTGPRSYTAVGHAVGMAQRMESAARAGTVLCSLTTAALVERSVRLGRVVHVDVKGADRPVPGRRVLAVEPERMVIGRNEGLLFGRTAELAELHRALDSRSSPVVAVVGAPGVGKSRLVDEFGTEAARRGVDVVVARCDAHARPVAFRTLSRFLRAMFAVEGLSAEPARRRAAAGARLQDVASTDAQILFEAMGVADVSSPPPQVGVDGWRHRLLAIMAQALRTRAGPTVFILEDAHWADPASDAVLAEFTAALPGTAAMFVTTYRPEFDGNLHRAADLAVALHPLDEATATDLACNLLGRDMSITALAEQVARVAGGNPFFVEEIIRDLAGRGVLAGGRGHYRLVGDPADIGVPATVHAVLAARIDRLPSETKSVLNAAAVIGPRFDADALATLVTGPVATRLAELVATELIDQTEFVPRQRYCFRHTLIRTVAYDSQLNATRVQAHRRLAAAIESRDPAGVEENAALIATHLESAGAFADACRWHLRAADWLRPRDLVAARVQWNSALRVADRLPDDQDGVLELRTAPRAMLISTELFTGTDAENDQRFGDLRELVLHTGDLRPLALAMAGRVMAFIVNSSRVPEAMPIAAELAEVVDHLVDEPASELEILLTAMAFARWANCEFDATLKITAKSLALRLDRPSVDRAVAHAIAGLTEVCRGNHDQGVEMLWSATELARAMPPVLFSAVLLYWGILAAMGLHVARDLVDEMSDALERAESFGDRFGIIAAQWTYGTLLLCTDPARRGEAVGLLDRARNGILTDKIQNFAMALIEPQLALEWARQGRGEEAIEVLRGRVALHRRDAALFHYPGPAEALCELLIARGRPGDLQEADDLLDFWAEHTPGTAAMDLWTLRVRALLAAAHGLSQDHRALCRSYLVACETIAADGRLDEARRMAAMASG; encoded by the coding sequence ATGGCCAGCCCGGTAACTGAGAGCACTGCGTGTTGCGGGTCGTGTGGCAACGACCTGCGGGCGAGGTCGCGCTTCTGCGACCTGTGCGGTGCACCGGTCCAGAATCGGCGGATCAATGGTGAGCACAAGCAGGTCACCGTGCTGTTCGCCGACGTCGTCGGCTCGATGAAGCTGGCCGCGGCACTGGACGCCGAGCGTCTCAGAGAGATCATGGACGATCTCTTCAACCGTTGCGCGGCGGTGGTGCAGCGCTATCAGGGCACCATCGACAAGTTCACCGGGGACGGGCTGATGGCCCTGTTCGGTGCTCCGATAGCTCTCGAGGACCACGCCTTGCGGGCCTGCATCGCCGCGCTGGAGATCCAGTCTGTCGCCCGGCAACTGGCCGATGACCTACACCGACGCGACGGTGTGGCGCTGCAGTTGCGTGTCGGACTCAACACCGGTGATGTGATTGTCGGCGAGATCGGCACGGGCCCAAGGAGTTACACCGCAGTCGGCCATGCGGTGGGCATGGCGCAGCGCATGGAATCCGCAGCCCGCGCGGGTACGGTGTTGTGCTCGCTGACCACGGCCGCCCTCGTCGAGCGCTCCGTCCGGTTGGGGCGGGTCGTGCACGTCGACGTCAAAGGAGCCGACCGGCCGGTTCCCGGGCGCCGGGTGCTGGCCGTCGAACCCGAGCGGATGGTGATCGGCCGCAACGAGGGCCTGCTGTTCGGTCGCACCGCCGAATTGGCCGAGCTGCACCGAGCGCTCGACTCGCGGTCGAGCCCGGTGGTCGCCGTCGTCGGCGCGCCGGGGGTGGGGAAGAGCCGGCTGGTCGACGAATTCGGTACCGAAGCCGCACGTCGGGGAGTGGACGTGGTCGTCGCCCGCTGTGACGCCCACGCGAGGCCCGTCGCGTTTCGCACGCTGTCGCGGTTCCTGCGCGCGATGTTCGCCGTCGAGGGGCTGAGCGCAGAACCCGCACGTCGTCGCGCCGCGGCTGGCGCCCGTTTGCAGGACGTCGCGTCCACGGACGCCCAGATCCTGTTCGAGGCCATGGGTGTCGCCGACGTCTCCTCACCGCCGCCGCAGGTGGGCGTGGACGGATGGCGGCACCGGCTGCTCGCGATCATGGCGCAGGCTCTCAGAACACGAGCAGGGCCGACAGTCTTCATTCTGGAGGACGCGCACTGGGCCGATCCGGCCAGCGATGCAGTCCTCGCCGAGTTCACGGCCGCGCTACCGGGAACGGCGGCGATGTTCGTCACCACCTACCGGCCGGAGTTTGACGGAAACCTCCATCGCGCTGCGGATCTGGCGGTGGCGCTGCACCCGTTGGACGAAGCGACCGCGACCGACCTGGCGTGTAACCTGCTCGGTCGCGACATGTCCATTACTGCTTTGGCCGAACAGGTTGCCAGGGTTGCCGGCGGAAACCCGTTCTTTGTCGAGGAAATCATCCGCGACCTGGCCGGGCGGGGAGTGCTCGCCGGCGGCCGCGGCCACTACCGGTTGGTCGGCGATCCGGCTGACATCGGGGTGCCGGCCACGGTGCACGCCGTGCTGGCAGCGCGCATCGATCGGCTGCCATCGGAGACCAAGTCCGTGCTCAACGCCGCGGCGGTTATCGGACCCCGGTTCGATGCGGACGCTCTCGCGACACTGGTGACCGGCCCGGTCGCCACCCGACTGGCCGAGCTGGTGGCGACGGAACTGATTGACCAGACGGAATTCGTTCCCCGGCAACGGTATTGCTTCCGCCATACTTTGATCCGCACGGTGGCCTATGATTCGCAACTCAACGCCACCCGGGTTCAGGCCCACCGACGGTTGGCGGCGGCGATCGAGAGCCGTGACCCCGCCGGCGTGGAGGAGAACGCCGCGCTGATCGCCACGCATCTGGAGTCGGCCGGCGCGTTCGCCGACGCGTGCCGGTGGCATCTGCGGGCTGCCGATTGGCTGCGCCCAAGGGATCTCGTCGCGGCGAGGGTCCAGTGGAATAGCGCGCTGCGCGTGGCCGACCGGCTGCCCGACGATCAGGACGGTGTGCTCGAGCTGCGCACCGCGCCACGCGCCATGCTGATCTCGACCGAGCTGTTCACCGGGACCGATGCCGAGAACGACCAACGCTTCGGAGATCTCCGCGAACTCGTGCTGCACACCGGTGACCTCAGGCCGCTGGCACTGGCGATGGCCGGCCGGGTGATGGCCTTCATCGTCAACAGCAGCCGTGTACCCGAGGCAATGCCGATCGCCGCAGAACTGGCCGAGGTGGTCGATCATCTCGTCGATGAACCTGCTTCCGAACTGGAGATTCTGCTCACCGCGATGGCGTTCGCCCGCTGGGCCAATTGCGAGTTCGACGCCACCCTGAAGATCACGGCCAAAAGCCTCGCCCTGCGCCTCGACCGTCCTTCGGTGGATCGCGCCGTCGCCCACGCGATCGCAGGACTGACCGAGGTGTGCCGGGGGAATCACGACCAAGGCGTCGAAATGCTGTGGAGTGCAACCGAGTTGGCGCGTGCGATGCCGCCGGTGCTCTTCTCGGCGGTGCTGCTGTACTGGGGAATCTTGGCGGCGATGGGCCTGCACGTGGCCCGCGATCTCGTCGACGAGATGTCCGACGCGCTCGAACGCGCAGAGTCGTTCGGTGACCGGTTCGGGATCATCGCCGCCCAGTGGACCTATGGCACCCTGCTGCTCTGCACAGACCCGGCCCGCCGCGGGGAGGCGGTCGGACTGCTGGATCGCGCGAGGAACGGCATTCTCACCGACAAGATCCAGAACTTCGCCATGGCCCTCATCGAGCCGCAGCTGGCGCTGGAGTGGGCGCGTCAAGGTCGCGGTGAGGAAGCCATCGAGGTACTCCGCGGGCGGGTCGCGTTGCACAGGCGCGACGCGGCGTTGTTCCATTACCCCGGTCCAGCAGAGGCACTGTGCGAACTGCTGATCGCGCGCGGCCGGCCCGGCGATCTCCAGGAGGCCGACGATCTGCTCGACTTCTGGGCCGAGCACACCCCGGGCACCGCGGCCATGGATCTCTGGACGCTGCGGGTGCGGGCATTGTTGGCCGCCGCACACGGCCTTTCGCAGGATCACCGCGCGCTGTGCCGCAGCTATCTGGTGGCGTGCGAGACCATCGCGGCCGACGGACGGCTCGACGAGGCGCGCCGTATGGCGGCGATGGCGAGCGGCTGA
- a CDS encoding glycosyltransferase, with product MATILAYTSPALGHLIPMSALLSELADRGHSIHVRTLSAGVDLARRSGFEAGPIDPRIEDIQMDDWQASNPIGALKLSIGAFARRAACEVADYTTAVEEVRPDAVLVDVNCWGALSVSEAVGVAWACFSPFTPALPVPGVPPFGLGLRPLPGVTGRLRDALIRTAVSAPLERPALRAINTIRSDLGVRPVTSLDDFLRRAPLLFVASGTPFEYAGDWGGEVHMIGPCVPAGSSPPAPDWLAAIDRPIVLVTTSTERQSDAGLVSTAITALAHESVHVVATVPAGRPEDHPGGPNATVLTFVDHEAVLDRAVCAITHGGMGATQRALARGIPVCVVPFGRDQFEVARRAEVAGCGTRLPRRRLSAPRLRDKVREAMTLTAGAREVAAGFAATGGVRRAADVFARDLLQLGRSQPE from the coding sequence ATGGCCACGATCCTCGCGTACACCTCTCCGGCTCTCGGGCATCTGATCCCGATGTCTGCGCTGCTGTCCGAACTGGCAGATCGCGGACACTCGATTCACGTCCGCACCCTGTCGGCCGGCGTCGACCTGGCGCGGCGGAGTGGTTTCGAGGCCGGCCCGATCGATCCGCGCATCGAGGACATCCAGATGGACGACTGGCAAGCCTCCAATCCTATTGGAGCGCTGAAGCTCTCCATCGGCGCCTTCGCGCGGCGCGCAGCCTGTGAGGTCGCCGACTACACGACGGCCGTGGAGGAGGTGCGGCCTGATGCGGTGCTCGTCGATGTGAACTGCTGGGGTGCGCTGTCGGTATCCGAGGCCGTCGGTGTCGCGTGGGCCTGCTTCTCGCCGTTCACACCGGCATTGCCGGTGCCCGGTGTGCCGCCCTTCGGGCTCGGTCTGCGGCCACTGCCCGGCGTGACGGGCCGATTGCGTGACGCCCTGATCCGGACCGCGGTGAGTGCGCCGCTGGAACGGCCGGCGCTACGGGCCATCAACACGATCCGCTCCGATCTCGGGGTGCGCCCGGTGACATCGCTGGACGACTTCCTGCGCCGCGCGCCGCTGCTCTTCGTCGCCAGCGGTACACCCTTCGAATATGCGGGCGACTGGGGCGGCGAAGTGCACATGATCGGACCCTGCGTGCCCGCCGGATCATCGCCGCCCGCTCCGGACTGGCTGGCTGCCATCGACCGCCCGATCGTGCTCGTCACGACATCGACGGAACGACAGTCGGACGCCGGTCTCGTGTCGACGGCCATTACGGCGCTTGCCCACGAGTCGGTCCACGTGGTGGCCACCGTGCCCGCCGGCCGACCGGAGGATCACCCCGGCGGCCCGAACGCGACGGTGCTGACATTCGTCGACCACGAGGCGGTGCTCGACCGTGCGGTGTGTGCGATCACCCACGGCGGCATGGGGGCCACCCAACGGGCGTTGGCCCGCGGCATCCCGGTGTGCGTGGTGCCGTTCGGTCGAGACCAGTTCGAGGTCGCCCGGCGTGCCGAGGTCGCCGGATGCGGGACACGGCTGCCCAGGCGCCGCCTGTCGGCGCCGCGGCTGCGAGACAAAGTCCGCGAAGCGATGACGCTGACCGCCGGGGCACGCGAAGTCGCCGCCGGATTCGCGGCCACGGGCGGTGTTCGGCGCGCGGCTGACGTCTTCGCGCGCGACCTACTTCAACTCGGCCGAAGTCAGCCCGAGTAG
- a CDS encoding acyl-CoA dehydrogenase family protein has translation MTNTLPTKRNGHESAVGLQKHKRSITDVGLALITPIMGQEFLDKYNLRDPLNRGLRYGVKQAFSAAGASTRQFKRIQGLGKPATRLEANRPRGSDYFDLTPDDDQKMIVATVEEFAEEILRPAAHDADAAAGYPPDLISRAAELGITAINVPEDFDGIAEHRSTVTNALVAEALAYGDMGLALPILAPGGVASALTHWGSADQQATYLKEFAGDNVPQACVAIAEPHPLFDPTALKTTAVRTPSGYRLDGVKSLVPAAADAEVFIVAAQLNGKPTLFIVEASTKGLTVTPDPSMGIRAAALGRVELNNVTVPLSARLGEHDAEEADYAHAYSEAIALSRLGWAALAVGTSHAVLDYVIPYVKERTAFGEPIAHRQSVAFMCANIAIELDGLRLITWRGASRAEQGLSFAREAALAKKLGSDKAMQIGLDGVQLLGGHGYTKEHPVERWYRDLRAIGVAEGVVVL, from the coding sequence ATGACGAACACCCTGCCGACCAAACGCAACGGCCACGAAAGTGCCGTCGGACTTCAGAAGCACAAGCGGTCCATCACCGATGTCGGGTTGGCGCTGATCACCCCGATCATGGGCCAAGAGTTCCTGGACAAGTACAACCTGCGCGATCCGCTCAACCGGGGGCTGCGCTACGGGGTCAAACAGGCCTTCTCCGCCGCAGGCGCCTCGACCCGCCAGTTCAAGCGCATCCAGGGCCTCGGTAAGCCCGCGACCCGACTGGAGGCCAATCGACCCAGAGGCTCGGACTACTTCGACCTGACCCCCGACGACGACCAGAAGATGATCGTCGCGACCGTCGAGGAGTTCGCCGAGGAGATCCTGCGGCCCGCGGCGCACGACGCCGACGCCGCCGCCGGTTATCCACCGGACCTGATCTCCAGGGCCGCCGAGTTGGGCATCACGGCCATCAATGTGCCGGAGGATTTCGACGGCATCGCCGAGCACCGCTCGACGGTGACCAACGCGCTCGTCGCCGAGGCGCTGGCGTACGGCGACATGGGGCTGGCGCTGCCGATCCTGGCACCGGGCGGGGTCGCGTCGGCATTGACCCACTGGGGCAGCGCCGATCAGCAGGCGACCTACCTCAAGGAATTCGCCGGCGACAACGTGCCGCAGGCGTGCGTGGCAATCGCCGAACCGCACCCGCTGTTCGATCCGACGGCACTGAAGACCACCGCCGTCCGCACGCCGAGCGGGTACCGCCTCGACGGCGTGAAGAGCCTGGTGCCCGCTGCCGCCGACGCCGAGGTCTTCATCGTCGCCGCGCAGCTCAACGGCAAGCCGACCCTGTTCATCGTCGAGGCGTCGACGAAGGGTTTGACGGTGACGCCAGATCCGAGCATGGGCATCCGGGCCGCCGCGCTGGGCCGCGTCGAACTCAACAACGTGACCGTGCCGCTGAGCGCTCGGTTGGGCGAGCACGACGCGGAGGAGGCCGATTACGCGCACGCCTACTCCGAGGCGATCGCACTGTCGCGGCTCGGCTGGGCCGCACTGGCGGTCGGCACCTCGCACGCGGTGCTCGACTACGTCATCCCGTATGTCAAGGAGCGCACCGCATTCGGTGAGCCGATCGCGCACCGGCAGTCGGTGGCGTTCATGTGCGCCAACATCGCGATCGAGCTCGACGGCCTGCGCCTGATCACCTGGCGCGGGGCGTCGCGGGCCGAGCAAGGGTTGTCGTTCGCCCGCGAAGCCGCCCTGGCCAAGAAACTGGGCAGCGACAAGGCCATGCAGATCGGCCTCGACGGCGTCCAGTTGCTCGGCGGCCACGGCTACACCAAAGAACATCCGGTCGAACGCTGGTACCGCGATCTCCGGGCCATCGGCGTCGCCGAAGGCGTCGTCGTTCTCTGA
- a CDS encoding acyl-CoA dehydrogenase family protein, whose translation MAINLEMPKKLQAVIEKGHQGAAEMIRPISRKYDLKEHAYPVELDTLADLFEGISEANTISFAGTDAFVGGSGDDKKSNINGANMSALLNALEISWGDVALLLSVPRQGLGNAAISSVATPEQLERLGKGVWAAMAITEPSFGSDSAAVSTTAVLDGDEYVINGEKIFVTAGSRASHIVVWATLDKSKGRAAIKSFIVPREHPGVTVERLEHKLGIKASDTAVIRFDNARIPKDNLLGDPEIHVEKGFAGVMETFDNTRPIVAAMAVGVARAALEDLRKILTDAGIEISYDKPAHAQSAAAAEFLRMEAEWESGYLLTVRSAWQADNRIPNSKEASMGKAKAARVASDITLKAVEMAGTTGYSEQTLLEKWARDSKILDIFEGTQQIQQLVVARRLLGLTSAELK comes from the coding sequence ATGGCGATCAATCTGGAAATGCCGAAGAAGCTCCAGGCGGTCATCGAGAAGGGCCACCAGGGCGCCGCCGAGATGATCCGTCCCATCTCGCGCAAATACGACCTCAAGGAGCACGCGTACCCCGTCGAGCTCGACACCCTCGCCGATCTGTTCGAGGGCATCTCGGAGGCCAACACCATCTCGTTCGCGGGCACGGACGCGTTCGTAGGTGGCAGCGGCGACGACAAGAAGTCGAATATCAACGGCGCCAACATGTCTGCGTTGCTGAACGCACTGGAGATCTCCTGGGGCGACGTGGCGCTGCTGCTGTCGGTGCCGCGGCAGGGTCTGGGCAACGCGGCGATCTCGTCGGTCGCCACGCCGGAACAGCTGGAGCGCCTGGGCAAGGGCGTGTGGGCGGCCATGGCGATCACCGAACCGAGCTTCGGTTCGGATTCGGCCGCCGTGTCGACCACCGCGGTCCTCGACGGCGACGAGTACGTGATCAACGGCGAGAAGATCTTCGTCACCGCCGGCTCGCGCGCCTCCCACATCGTGGTGTGGGCGACGCTGGACAAGTCCAAGGGCCGTGCGGCGATCAAGTCGTTCATCGTGCCGCGCGAGCATCCCGGGGTGACCGTCGAGCGCCTGGAGCACAAGCTCGGTATCAAGGCCTCCGACACCGCGGTGATCCGCTTCGACAACGCCAGGATCCCGAAGGACAACCTGCTCGGCGACCCGGAGATCCACGTGGAGAAGGGTTTTGCCGGGGTCATGGAGACCTTCGACAACACTCGCCCCATCGTGGCGGCGATGGCCGTCGGCGTGGCCCGCGCCGCACTGGAGGATCTGCGCAAGATCCTCACCGACGCAGGCATCGAGATCTCCTACGACAAGCCCGCGCACGCACAGAGCGCCGCGGCCGCGGAGTTCCTCCGGATGGAGGCTGAGTGGGAGTCCGGCTACCTGTTGACCGTGCGGTCGGCATGGCAGGCCGACAACCGGATCCCCAACTCGAAGGAAGCCTCGATGGGCAAGGCCAAGGCCGCCCGGGTGGCCAGCGACATCACCCTCAAGGCCGTCGAAATGGCCGGCACCACAGGCTATTCCGAGCAGACGCTGCTGGAGAAGTGGGCGCGTGACTCAAAGATCCTCGATATCTTCGAGGGCACCCAGCAGATCCAGCAGCTGGTCGTGGCCAGACGTCTACTCGGGCTGACTTCGGCCGAGTTGAAGTAG
- a CDS encoding MDR family oxidoreductase, with translation MTEINAMVAHQDAEGGIVLRHEVVDKSFLPDGEVDIHVEYSSVNYKDALAVTPKGGVARSYPLIPGIDVAGTVTASTSPEFAVGDRVIAHGQDIGTGRHGGYAQTARYPADYLVKLSSLSTADAAAVGTAGFTAAMSVNAVRAHGIGPSDGPVLVTGATGGVGSVSVDLLARLGYEVVASTGKSDAHDLLRDLGAAEVIDRVPGPDEKVRALGKAHWAAVVDCVGGPTLAYALSTLRYGGVAAISGLAGSADLPTTVMPFILRGVTLAGIDSVLLPIEKRREIWAQIESELTPRHLARLTRDVPIRQVADVLKAIIGGGVTGRTRVVVHDGF, from the coding sequence ATGACGGAAATCAACGCGATGGTGGCGCACCAGGACGCCGAGGGCGGCATCGTTCTACGGCACGAGGTCGTCGACAAGTCCTTCCTGCCCGACGGGGAGGTCGACATCCACGTCGAGTACTCCAGCGTCAACTACAAGGACGCCCTGGCCGTCACGCCCAAAGGCGGTGTCGCCCGCTCGTATCCGCTGATCCCGGGCATCGACGTCGCGGGCACCGTCACCGCGAGCACGTCCCCGGAATTCGCCGTGGGCGATCGCGTGATCGCCCACGGTCAGGACATCGGCACGGGCCGGCACGGTGGCTATGCGCAGACCGCCCGCTATCCGGCCGACTACCTGGTCAAGCTGTCGTCCTTGAGCACCGCCGACGCCGCGGCCGTCGGCACCGCCGGATTCACTGCGGCGATGAGTGTCAACGCCGTTCGCGCGCACGGGATCGGCCCGTCCGACGGACCGGTGCTGGTAACCGGTGCGACGGGGGGAGTCGGCAGTGTCAGCGTGGACCTGCTGGCCCGGCTGGGCTACGAAGTGGTGGCATCCACCGGCAAGTCCGACGCCCATGACCTGCTGCGTGACCTCGGCGCCGCCGAGGTGATCGACCGCGTTCCCGGCCCGGACGAGAAGGTCCGGGCCCTCGGGAAGGCGCACTGGGCCGCCGTCGTCGACTGCGTCGGGGGGCCCACGTTGGCCTACGCGCTCAGCACGTTGCGATACGGCGGCGTCGCCGCGATCTCCGGGCTGGCCGGATCCGCGGACCTGCCGACCACGGTGATGCCGTTCATCCTGCGCGGGGTGACGCTGGCCGGAATCGACTCCGTGCTACTGCCGATCGAGAAGCGCCGGGAGATCTGGGCGCAGATCGAATCGGAGTTGACACCACGTCATCTGGCTCGCCTCACCCGCGATGTGCCGATCCGTCAGGTCGCTGACGTGCTGAAGGCGATTATCGGAGGTGGAGTGACCGGACGGACACGGGTGGTCGTCCACGACGGGTTCTGA
- the hisN gene encoding histidinol-phosphatase, whose protein sequence is MSTLADDLTLALRLADEADALTMQRFGAVDLKVETKPDMTPATDADLDAEKLLRSRLAEERPQDSVFGEEFGGTKELRGRQWVVDPIDGTKNFVRGVPVWSTLIALLVDGVPVVGVVSAPALGRRWWAADGQGAYTSFGGQTRSISVSGVGELDAASVSYSDLTTGWDDNRPRFVEFLDAVWRVRGYGDFWSYCLVAEGAVDVAVEPEVKLWDLAPLDILVREAGGRFTDLSGATGPHGGSALATNGLLHDAVLAALTD, encoded by the coding sequence ATGAGCACCCTGGCGGACGACCTGACCCTGGCACTGCGACTGGCCGACGAAGCGGACGCGCTGACGATGCAGCGTTTCGGCGCCGTCGACCTGAAGGTTGAGACGAAACCGGACATGACGCCGGCCACCGACGCCGACCTGGATGCCGAGAAACTGCTGCGGTCCCGACTGGCCGAGGAGCGGCCGCAGGACTCCGTGTTCGGCGAGGAGTTCGGCGGGACAAAGGAGTTGCGCGGCAGGCAGTGGGTGGTCGACCCGATCGACGGCACGAAGAACTTCGTTCGCGGCGTGCCGGTGTGGTCGACGTTGATCGCGTTGCTCGTCGACGGCGTTCCGGTCGTCGGCGTGGTCAGCGCCCCCGCTCTGGGCCGCCGGTGGTGGGCCGCGGACGGCCAGGGCGCGTACACGTCGTTCGGCGGTCAGACCCGCAGCATCTCGGTGTCCGGCGTCGGCGAGCTCGACGCGGCCAGTGTGTCGTACTCCGATCTGACGACGGGCTGGGACGACAACCGCCCCCGGTTCGTCGAGTTCCTCGACGCGGTGTGGCGGGTACGCGGCTACGGCGACTTCTGGTCGTACTGCCTGGTCGCCGAGGGAGCGGTCGACGTCGCGGTGGAACCGGAGGTCAAGCTGTGGGATCTCGCGCCGCTGGACATCCTGGTGCGGGAGGCCGGCGGGCGGTTCACCGACCTGTCCGGCGCGACCGGTCCGCACGGCGGCAGCGCGCTGGCGACGAACGGACTTCTGCACGACGCGGTGCTGGCCGCCCTCACCGACTGA